TCAATATATATGGAAGAGAAGTTGGGGTTATTACAAGGGAAGAGAAATGGAGCCGTACCTACTAGAGTGTGTGGTTCCCGCTGAACATAGGCACGAAGTGCCACAGTCAGTGTCGCTGGTGCAGAACCCTTGCCACAAACCCACTAACAACCTTCGCATTGTCAACAACCAGCCCGAAGATGGTCAGAAAAAGAATTTTGCTGTATGCGTCAAAGGGTTAGACTTTCCTTCTGCAGACTTAAGTGTGCGTATCATAGAGTGGCTTGAGCTGGTGTTCCTCCTTGGTGCTGACAAGGTGTTCCTCTATAATCTGGGGATACACCCAAATATTAGCAAAGTTCTAGATTACTATCAATCCCTAGGACGAGTGGATGTTAGAGAGTTAACACTGCCAGGGCAACAACCAAATTTCCGTGGACTGTTGCATAGGTACTTAAATGAACACTATGTAAGGCAGTGGAAAAACGAAGTGTTGCCATATAATGACTGTTTTTACAGAAATATGAACCTTTACaagtttattgtattaattgaCATTGACGAGGTGATTGTACCCAAGAGAGGTAGAGACTGGAGGTCGCTGCTGGAGCAGGTTGAGCCGAGGGCGATGGCCGCAGACACTCACACAAGGTCCTCCTACTGTGCTCCCCATGTCTACTTCTTGGACTCCATGCAGGAAGCTCATGGTCACAACCTCAATATACCGCCTTACTTGCACATGATGCAACACGTCTATCGTTCTGCTGCATACAACCTGCCCAGACAATTCGACAAATGTTTCTTTAACACTGAGTGTATTGTAACTGTCTTTAACCATCACCCCATGTCTTGCTTCGATCACTGCAACGTACTGCTAATGCCCGTTGAGCACGCCCAGATGAACCACTACCGTAAGGACTGTGTGTTTCCGATAAGAAGCAAATGCCCATTCTTTAAGAATCAAACAGTTTTTGATAACAGACTCTGGATATACAAGAAGAATCTGACCAAGAATGTGCAAGATGCATTACTTCATCTTGGGTTCTTAGAGTAAAAGTTTCTTGTAATGACTACTATATGGGAGTAAATTATGTTAAtttatgtgcacacacacacacacacacacacacacacacacacacacacacacacacacacacacacacacacacacacacacacacacacacacacacacagggggccttgtagcctggtggatagcgcgcaggactcgtaattctgtggcgcgggttcgattcccgcacgaggcagaaacaaatgggcaaagtttctttcacgcctaagtgcctctgttacctagcagtaaataggtacctgggagttagtcagctgtcacgggctgcttcctggggtgtgtgtgtgtgtgtgtggtgtagggagaaaaaaaaaaaaagtagttagtaagttagtagttagtaaacagttgattgacagttgagaggcgggccgaaagagcaaagctcaacccccgcaaaaacacaactagtaaacacacacacacacacacacacacatacacacacacacacacacacacacacacacacacacacacatacacacacacacacacacacacagtgtgtgtgtgtgtgacaaatcatgacaaatcgccaacatgggttcagggagggtaaatcttgccttacaggcttgatagaattctacgatcaggtgacaaagattaagcaagaaagagagggctgcgcggactacattttcttggattgtcggaaagcctttgacacagtaccgcataagaggctggtacataagctggagagacaggcaggtgtagctggtaaggtgctccagtggataagggagtatccaagcaataggaagcagagagttacggtgaggggtgagacctccgattggcgtgaagtcaccagtggagtcccacaggtctctgtactcggtcctatcttgtttctgatatatgtaaatgatctcccggagggtatcaattcatttctctcaatgtttgcagacgatgctaaaattatgagaaggattaaaacagaagaggactgtttgaggcttcaagaagacctagacaagctgaaggaatggtcgaacaaatggttgttagagtttaacccaaccaaatgtaatgtaatgaagataggtgtagggagcaggaggccagatacaaggtatcatctgggagaggaaattcttcaggagtcagagaaggaaaatgacttgggggttgatattatgccagacctgtctcctgcagcacatatcaagcagataacatcagcggcatatgccaggctggccaacatacgaatggcattcagaaacttgtgtaaagaatcattcagaactttgtttaccacatatgtcaggccaatcctggagtatgcagccccagcatggagtccatatctagtcaaggataagactaaactggaaaaggttcaaaggtttgccaccagactagtacccgagctgagaggtatgagctacgaggagagactacgggaattaaacctcacttcgctggaagacagaagagttagggggagaacatgatcaccacattcaagattctgaagggaattgatagggtagataaagacagtctatttaacacaaggggaacacgcacaaggggacacaggtggaaactgagtgcccaaatgagccacagagatattagaaagaacttttt
This genomic stretch from Procambarus clarkii isolate CNS0578487 chromosome 5, FALCON_Pclarkii_2.0, whole genome shotgun sequence harbors:
- the LOC123761729 gene encoding uncharacterized protein; this translates as MTMRSCSLCCRVFNKAALMLLLLLLFSICGLIFLTRFSYWERAVTTTVWWRSHMLLNKAASGGLNSTTIEEYPEPAINRTVREDTDPVLEALPNLPLSYHKNNNPHFPSGNKSCGQYPPLFDISFNNIYWQVLQTSNVTFYLLSASYDNRTLSKTKPSLRIVTMVNHYKPTVKIHCQIWFDNKSFPIISNVTDYQYIWKRSWGYYKGREMEPYLLECVVPAEHRHEVPQSVSLVQNPCHKPTNNLRIVNNQPEDGQKKNFAVCVKGLDFPSADLSVRIIEWLELVFLLGADKVFLYNLGIHPNISKVLDYYQSLGRVDVRELTLPGQQPNFRGLLHRYLNEHYVRQWKNEVLPYNDCFYRNMNLYKFIVLIDIDEVIVPKRGRDWRSLLEQVEPRAMAADTHTRSSYCAPHVYFLDSMQEAHGHNLNIPPYLHMMQHVYRSAAYNLPRQFDKCFFNTECIVTVFNHHPMSCFDHCNVLLMPVEHAQMNHYRKDCVFPIRSKCPFFKNQTVFDNRLWIYKKNLTKNVQDALLHLGFLE